In one window of Caballeronia sp. TF1N1 DNA:
- the gloB gene encoding hydroxyacylglutathione hydrolase → MIAMDSHAKGSLEYVPVPAFEDNYIWLVSDSRDAVVIDPGDAAPVEAYLAERGWRLTAILLTHHHQDHVGGVKALLDSRTAEGGVPVYGPAGERIEHLTARLSEGDIVRVDQPALEFRVLDVPGHTAGHIAYFQAHDPRGTPHLFCGDTLFASGCGRLFEGTPQQMLASLDSLASLPDDTLVHCAHEYTLSNIRFARACEPDSAALARWNDDAVALRAAGKPTLPTTIGHEKCVNPFLRVDDKAIQATLSTQFGQPISDRLDAFRVMRGWKDKFR, encoded by the coding sequence ATGATCGCTATGGATTCGCATGCTAAGGGTTCGCTCGAATACGTTCCGGTTCCGGCGTTCGAGGACAACTACATCTGGCTCGTGTCGGACTCGCGCGACGCGGTCGTGATCGATCCGGGCGACGCCGCGCCCGTCGAGGCGTATCTCGCCGAACGCGGTTGGCGGCTGACCGCTATTTTACTCACGCACCATCATCAAGACCACGTCGGCGGCGTCAAAGCACTGCTCGATAGCCGAACGGCAGAGGGTGGCGTGCCGGTCTACGGACCGGCCGGCGAGCGCATCGAGCATTTGACTGCGCGCTTATCCGAAGGCGATATCGTGCGCGTGGACCAGCCTGCCCTGGAGTTTCGCGTCCTCGATGTACCTGGCCATACGGCCGGTCACATCGCGTACTTTCAGGCACATGACCCGCGTGGCACACCGCATCTCTTTTGCGGCGACACGCTTTTTGCAAGCGGCTGTGGCCGGCTTTTCGAGGGCACGCCGCAGCAGATGCTCGCCTCGCTCGATTCGCTCGCCTCGCTGCCTGACGATACGCTAGTGCACTGCGCCCACGAATACACGCTTTCGAACATCCGCTTTGCGCGCGCATGCGAACCGGACAGCGCGGCGCTTGCGCGCTGGAACGACGACGCCGTCGCGTTGCGAGCGGCCGGCAAGCCCACGCTGCCGACGACCATCGGCCATGAGAAGTGCGTCAACCCCTTTCTGCGCGTGGACGACAAGGCCATTCAGGCAACACTTTCCACTCAGTTCGGACAGCCGATTTCCGACCGCCTCGACGCATTTCGCGTGATGCGCGGCTGGAAAGATAAGTTCCGCTGA
- a CDS encoding class I SAM-dependent methyltransferase: protein MSDRVIIDWPAWTSSAPGRYVLEWEQAQLDRVVSDIFGYHALQLGMPQLDALRENRMTGRGLVLDAESGASAPYTMPQAASRSVSPLPAASAPEGRATVWCDLLDLPFEAQSVDLLVLPHTLEFSRDPHRLLREAERVLVPEGQLIILGFNSLSLWGARQSFGKVTGRPFVPAAHEMIAFTRIKDWIKLLGFDLERGRFGCYRPPLVTDKWLQRYQFMEPAGDRWWPIFGAAYMITAVKRVRGMRLIGPRKLKKPALAPGLAPVAAPHTRNEH, encoded by the coding sequence ATGTCAGACCGAGTGATTATAGACTGGCCCGCCTGGACAAGCTCCGCACCCGGACGTTATGTGCTCGAGTGGGAACAAGCGCAGCTCGATCGCGTGGTATCCGACATCTTCGGCTATCACGCGCTTCAGCTCGGCATGCCGCAACTCGACGCGCTGCGCGAAAATCGCATGACCGGCCGCGGGCTCGTGCTCGACGCGGAAAGCGGCGCGAGCGCGCCCTACACGATGCCGCAAGCGGCCTCGCGCAGCGTGAGTCCGTTGCCTGCCGCGAGCGCGCCGGAAGGCCGCGCCACGGTCTGGTGCGATTTGCTCGACTTGCCTTTCGAAGCGCAGAGCGTCGATTTGCTCGTGCTGCCGCATACGCTCGAATTTTCGCGCGATCCGCACAGGCTTCTGCGTGAAGCCGAGCGCGTGCTCGTGCCTGAAGGCCAGCTCATTATCCTTGGCTTCAACTCCTTGAGTCTGTGGGGCGCGCGCCAGTCGTTCGGCAAGGTCACGGGACGGCCGTTCGTGCCGGCGGCGCACGAGATGATCGCGTTCACGCGCATCAAGGACTGGATCAAATTGCTTGGATTCGACCTTGAACGCGGACGCTTCGGCTGCTATCGTCCCCCGCTCGTCACGGACAAGTGGCTGCAACGCTATCAATTCATGGAGCCCGCCGGCGACCGCTGGTGGCCCATCTTCGGCGCGGCGTACATGATCACGGCGGTGAAACGCGTGCGCGGCATGCGGCTCATCGGCCCGCGCAAATTGAAGAAACCCGCGCTCGCGCCTGGCCTTGCACCAGTCGCCGCACCGCACACTCGCAACGAGCATTGA
- a CDS encoding transglycosylase SLT domain-containing protein — translation MRLTLSALSVLTLAACASQGPTALTSNTTATPTEASQQKVADTIRRTAAAKETIDVDKTPVTSLVGSSDLWNRIRAGFQIPDLQTDLVDMQVNWYAQRPEYVERMTARSQKYLYHIVEELEARHMPTELALLPFIESAYNPQALSVAKAAGMWQFVPGTGRDYNLKQNMWQDERRDVLASTSAALDYLSRLHDMFGDWHLALAAYNWGEGNVQRAIARNEAAGLPTDYESLRMPNETRNYVPKLQAVKNIVSNPQQYGLALPDIPNHPYFVTVTTARDIDVTMAAKLASMSVEEFRSLNPSFSKPVILGATNPQILLPFDNAATFQRNLSSYTGALSSWTTYTVSERARPAAIAEKIGVDADTLMSVNHIPAGMRLKPGSTIVVPRNDDDDEDISADVASNAMLAVERDVPDTRKMAIRVRRKQSIETLADRYNVSVGQIRAWNRTHREVFMPGQVVVLHVPYGKAVPAEPGPVRLETVSASSRSSGGVTKIGTRAPVAKNASAKATAHSATKYTKVSSSSKSYTAKPAVAKTATPAKRATTKKTTKH, via the coding sequence ATGCGACTAACACTTAGTGCGCTATCCGTCCTGACACTGGCCGCGTGTGCCAGTCAAGGTCCGACAGCGCTCACCTCCAATACCACAGCAACACCCACCGAAGCCTCGCAGCAAAAGGTCGCGGACACCATTCGCCGCACTGCCGCAGCCAAGGAAACCATTGACGTCGACAAGACGCCTGTCACTTCGCTCGTCGGGTCGTCGGACCTGTGGAACCGCATTCGCGCGGGCTTCCAGATTCCGGATCTGCAAACCGACCTGGTCGACATGCAGGTCAACTGGTACGCGCAGCGCCCAGAGTATGTGGAGCGCATGACTGCGCGCTCGCAGAAGTATCTATATCACATCGTCGAAGAACTCGAAGCACGTCATATGCCGACGGAACTGGCGCTTCTGCCGTTCATCGAGTCGGCATATAACCCGCAGGCGCTGTCGGTCGCGAAGGCCGCTGGCATGTGGCAGTTCGTGCCGGGCACTGGCCGCGACTACAACCTCAAGCAAAACATGTGGCAGGACGAGCGCCGTGACGTGCTGGCATCGACCAGCGCCGCGCTCGACTATCTCTCGCGTCTGCATGACATGTTCGGCGACTGGCATCTCGCGCTCGCCGCATACAACTGGGGTGAGGGCAATGTGCAGCGCGCCATCGCGCGCAACGAAGCCGCAGGTTTACCGACGGACTACGAAAGCCTGCGCATGCCCAACGAGACGCGCAATTACGTGCCGAAGCTGCAGGCGGTCAAGAATATCGTCAGCAACCCGCAGCAATATGGCCTTGCGCTGCCCGACATTCCGAATCACCCGTATTTCGTGACGGTCACGACCGCGCGCGACATCGACGTGACCATGGCCGCGAAGTTGGCCAGCATGAGTGTCGAGGAATTCCGCTCGCTGAATCCGTCGTTCTCGAAGCCGGTCATTCTCGGCGCGACCAATCCGCAGATCTTGCTGCCGTTCGACAACGCAGCGACGTTCCAGCGCAATCTGAGTTCGTACACGGGCGCGCTGTCGTCCTGGACGACCTACACGGTGTCCGAGCGTGCGCGTCCGGCCGCTATTGCCGAGAAGATCGGCGTGGATGCGGACACGCTCATGTCGGTGAACCATATTCCGGCTGGCATGCGTCTGAAGCCGGGCTCGACCATCGTCGTGCCGCGTAATGACGACGACGACGAGGACATCAGCGCCGATGTCGCCTCGAACGCCATGCTGGCCGTCGAACGCGACGTGCCCGACACGCGCAAGATGGCCATCCGCGTGCGCCGCAAACAGTCCATCGAGACGCTGGCGGATCGCTACAACGTGTCGGTCGGGCAGATCAGGGCCTGGAACCGCACGCATCGCGAAGTCTTCATGCCGGGGCAAGTCGTTGTTCTGCATGTGCCGTATGGCAAGGCAGTGCCGGCCGAGCCGGGTCCGGTTCGTCTGGAAACCGTTTCGGCGTCGAGCCGTTCGTCGGGCGGCGTGACGAAGATCGGTACGCGCGCTCCGGTTGCCAAGAACGCATCGGCGAAGGCCACGGCGCATTCGGCGACGAAATACACGAAGGTTTCGAGTTCCAGCAAGTCCTACACAGCGAAGCCGGCCGTCGCCAAAACAGCCACACCCGCCAAACGCGCTACCACGAAGAAGACCACGAAACACTAA
- a CDS encoding glycosyltransferase family 4 protein, producing the protein MRIAQIAPLHEAVPPKLYGGTERVVSYLTEALVEAGHDVTLFASGDSQTSAKLEAFWPQALRLDPTIRDTMAPHMLLLEEVRRRADEFDVLHFHIDYYPFSLFARQPVPFVTTMHGRLDLPELQPIFSTFNDVPVVSISDNQRQPLPQANWLSTVYHGLPENLLTPIPNVKPGYLAFLGRISPEKRVDRAIRIAQAAGMKIKIAAKLDKADRAYYEEEIKPLFALPHVEYIGEISEAEKTEFLGNAHALLFPIDWPEPFGLVMIEAMACGTPVIAFNRGSVPEVIENGVSGFVVEDELSAIAAVKRLDTLSRAKVREAFETRFSSKVMAARYVENYEELLRQKRRTVLREVNAG; encoded by the coding sequence ATGCGAATCGCTCAAATCGCGCCCCTCCACGAGGCTGTTCCGCCAAAGCTCTACGGTGGCACGGAACGCGTGGTGTCTTATCTGACCGAGGCTCTCGTCGAGGCCGGACACGACGTCACGCTCTTCGCGAGCGGTGATTCGCAAACGTCCGCGAAGCTCGAAGCGTTCTGGCCGCAAGCGCTGCGTCTGGATCCGACCATTCGCGACACGATGGCGCCGCACATGCTGCTGCTCGAAGAAGTCCGCCGCCGCGCTGACGAATTCGACGTGCTGCATTTCCATATCGATTATTACCCGTTCTCGCTGTTCGCACGTCAGCCGGTGCCGTTCGTGACGACCATGCACGGTCGTCTCGATCTGCCGGAATTGCAGCCGATCTTCTCGACGTTCAACGACGTGCCGGTTGTCTCGATTTCCGACAATCAGCGTCAGCCGCTGCCGCAAGCGAACTGGCTGTCGACGGTGTATCACGGCCTGCCGGAAAATCTGCTCACGCCGATCCCGAACGTCAAGCCCGGCTACCTGGCGTTTCTCGGCCGCATCTCGCCGGAAAAGCGCGTGGACCGTGCAATCCGTATCGCACAGGCCGCCGGCATGAAGATCAAGATCGCCGCGAAGCTGGACAAGGCCGACCGCGCTTACTACGAGGAAGAAATCAAGCCGCTCTTCGCGCTGCCGCATGTCGAATACATCGGGGAAATCAGCGAAGCGGAAAAGACCGAGTTCCTCGGCAACGCGCACGCGCTGCTGTTCCCGATCGACTGGCCGGAGCCCTTCGGTCTCGTCATGATCGAGGCCATGGCGTGTGGCACGCCGGTGATCGCGTTCAACCGCGGCTCGGTGCCGGAAGTGATCGAGAACGGTGTGTCGGGCTTCGTTGTCGAAGACGAACTCTCGGCGATCGCCGCAGTGAAGCGTCTCGACACGCTGTCGCGCGCGAAGGTGCGTGAGGCGTTCGAAACGCGCTTCTCGTCGAAGGTCATGGCCGCGCGCTATGTCGAAAACTACGAGGAACTGCTGCGTCAAAAGCGTCGCACGGTGCTGCGCGAAGTGAACGCAGGCTAA
- the rnhA gene encoding ribonuclease HI: MTDESASTNASNKIIDIYTDGACKGNPGPGGWGALLRFGSLEKELFGGEAATTNNRMELMAVIAALEALKRPCQAVIHTDSQYVQKGISEWIHGWKKKNWMTAAKTPVKNADLWKRLDALVAQHQIEWRWVKGHAGHPENERADALANRGVSSLADS; this comes from the coding sequence ATGACTGACGAATCCGCATCGACGAACGCATCGAACAAAATCATCGACATTTACACGGACGGCGCGTGCAAGGGCAATCCGGGCCCCGGCGGCTGGGGCGCCCTGCTCCGCTTCGGCTCGCTCGAAAAGGAACTGTTCGGCGGCGAAGCCGCGACCACCAACAACCGCATGGAACTGATGGCGGTGATCGCCGCGCTCGAAGCCTTGAAGCGGCCCTGTCAGGCCGTGATCCACACCGACTCGCAATACGTGCAGAAAGGCATCAGCGAATGGATTCACGGCTGGAAGAAGAAGAACTGGATGACGGCAGCGAAGACGCCCGTCAAGAACGCCGATTTGTGGAAGCGGCTGGATGCCCTCGTCGCGCAACATCAGATTGAATGGCGCTGGGTCAAGGGGCACGCCGGGCATCCCGAAAACGAACGCGCCGATGCGCTCGCCAATCGCGGCGTGAGCTCGCTCGCCGATAGCTGA
- a CDS encoding DUF2214 family protein: MLIRWLLAALHLLGFGFALGAVLARARALRRLDVAQSVQANDVRLRDVFRSDSVWGITAIVLIVTGLMRAFGGFEKGGSYYLHEPLFHLKMTALVLILLIEVSPMLALIRWRVTLAQGGPIDLTRARRFAWMSDLEAALVIVMVIAASGMARGVWAS; encoded by the coding sequence ATGCTGATACGCTGGTTGCTCGCTGCGCTTCACTTGCTTGGTTTCGGTTTCGCCTTGGGCGCCGTGCTCGCGCGAGCGCGCGCCTTGCGGCGGCTCGATGTCGCGCAGTCGGTGCAGGCGAACGATGTGCGTCTGCGCGATGTGTTCCGCTCCGATTCCGTGTGGGGCATCACTGCAATTGTGCTGATCGTCACCGGGCTGATGCGCGCGTTTGGCGGCTTCGAGAAAGGCGGCTCGTACTATTTGCACGAGCCGCTTTTTCATCTGAAGATGACCGCGCTCGTGCTGATCTTGCTGATCGAAGTTTCACCGATGCTCGCGTTGATTCGCTGGCGCGTGACGCTCGCGCAGGGCGGACCGATCGATCTCACGCGCGCCCGGCGCTTCGCGTGGATGAGCGATCTGGAAGCGGCGCTGGTGATCGTGATGGTGATTGCCGCAAGCGGAATGGCGCGCGGCGTGTGGGCGTCTTAG
- the dnaQ gene encoding DNA polymerase III subunit epsilon: MRQLILDTETTGLNARTGDRIIEIGCVELVNRRLTGNNLHLYVNPERDSDPGALAVHGLTTEFLRDKPKFTEIAAQLRDFISGAELIIHNAPFDVGFLDMEFALLGLPKVSTMCAGVIDSLAQAKQIFPGKRNSLDALCDRFGISNAHRTLHGALLDSELLAEVYLAMTRGQESLVIDMLGDQPAQGTTGTQRIALDDLDLTVIAASADELAAHEAVLSDLDRAIKGTSVWRTEPAPAESDTLAA, translated from the coding sequence ATGCGCCAACTGATACTGGACACCGAAACCACCGGCCTGAACGCTCGCACGGGCGACCGGATCATCGAAATCGGCTGCGTCGAACTGGTCAATCGCAGGCTTACCGGTAACAACCTGCATTTGTACGTGAACCCCGAACGTGACAGCGACCCGGGCGCGCTCGCGGTGCACGGCCTGACGACGGAGTTCCTGCGCGACAAGCCGAAGTTCACTGAGATTGCCGCGCAGTTGCGCGACTTCATTAGCGGCGCGGAGTTGATCATTCATAACGCGCCGTTCGACGTCGGCTTTCTCGACATGGAGTTCGCGCTACTCGGCTTGCCGAAAGTGTCGACGATGTGCGCCGGCGTGATCGACTCGCTCGCGCAAGCGAAGCAGATATTCCCCGGCAAACGGAACTCGCTCGACGCGCTCTGCGACCGCTTCGGCATCAGCAACGCGCACCGCACGCTGCATGGCGCGTTGCTCGACTCGGAGTTGCTCGCGGAAGTCTATTTGGCGATGACGCGCGGTCAGGAAAGCCTCGTCATCGACATGCTCGGCGACCAGCCCGCGCAAGGCACGACAGGCACACAGCGTATCGCGCTCGACGACCTCGATCTCACGGTCATCGCGGCAAGCGCGGACGAGCTCGCGGCGCATGAAGCCGTGCTCTCCGACCTCGACCGAGCGATCAAAGGCACGAGTGTGTGGCGCACGGAACCCGCGCCCGCGGAAAGCGATACGCTCGCCGCCTGA
- a CDS encoding ABC transporter ATP-binding protein — protein MDQLTVSQRNAHNAKLASYAHRPLAFLLRYIRRHPVAHAIVLFSVFAAVGCALASQYAIKHLIDVLGQGRGHPGPLWGAFMILVGLIAADNLLWRVGGWVGAHVFVIVTGDLRKDLFSYLSGHSPTYFSEKQPGMLASRITATSNAIYTSENVMAWNVLPPCIAVLGAIIMIVAVNPLMACCLMGASLILAFILYRLAKRGSARHHSFASKAASVDGELVDVIGNMALVRAFGMTFNEQKRFGSTVKAEMVARQQSLLYLEKLRLFHAVVTAILSAGLLGWALWLWSKGQATSGDIVLVSSLGFTILHGTRDLAVALVDVTQHVARLAEAVQTLLEPHGMPDRSDATELVPQGGRVDFDGVTFAYPRRRPILDNFHLHIEPGQRVGLIGKSGAGKSTVLALLQRFYETQKGSIKVDGQDINGITQDSLRHSIALVPQDISLFHRTVFENIAYGRPEATREEVMAAAREARCTDFIEAMPEGFDTIVGDRGVKLSGGQRQRIAIARAILKNAPILLLDEATSALDSSSEEAIQQALDRLMVGRTVVAIAHRLSTLQNFDRIIVMSAGKVIDDGSPQELRDRPGLYRELLSKQHGKLPSIVATPHKQPA, from the coding sequence TTGGACCAACTTACCGTCTCTCAACGTAACGCACACAACGCCAAGCTCGCGAGCTATGCACATCGCCCGCTGGCGTTCCTTCTGCGTTACATACGCCGGCATCCGGTAGCGCATGCCATCGTCCTCTTCAGCGTGTTTGCCGCAGTTGGCTGCGCGCTCGCTTCCCAGTACGCGATCAAGCATCTGATCGATGTGCTCGGTCAGGGCCGGGGGCATCCCGGTCCGCTCTGGGGCGCGTTCATGATCCTGGTGGGACTGATCGCCGCCGACAACCTGCTTTGGCGGGTCGGTGGATGGGTCGGCGCGCACGTGTTCGTGATCGTGACGGGCGACCTGCGCAAGGACTTGTTCTCGTACTTGAGCGGCCATTCGCCGACTTACTTCTCCGAGAAACAGCCCGGCATGCTCGCGAGCCGGATCACGGCGACCTCGAACGCGATCTACACCTCCGAAAACGTGATGGCCTGGAACGTCCTGCCGCCGTGCATCGCGGTGCTGGGCGCGATCATCATGATCGTCGCGGTGAATCCGTTGATGGCGTGCTGCCTCATGGGCGCGTCGCTGATCCTCGCGTTCATTCTGTATCGGCTGGCCAAGCGCGGTTCTGCGCGGCATCACAGCTTCGCGTCGAAGGCCGCTTCGGTGGATGGCGAACTGGTCGACGTGATCGGCAACATGGCGCTCGTGCGCGCGTTCGGCATGACCTTCAACGAGCAGAAGCGTTTCGGCTCGACGGTGAAGGCCGAGATGGTCGCGCGTCAGCAAAGCCTCTTGTACCTGGAAAAGCTGCGCCTCTTCCACGCGGTCGTGACGGCGATTCTCTCCGCCGGGCTGCTCGGCTGGGCACTGTGGCTTTGGTCGAAAGGCCAGGCGACCTCGGGCGATATCGTGCTCGTCAGCTCGCTCGGCTTCACGATCCTGCACGGCACGCGCGACCTCGCCGTGGCGCTCGTGGATGTCACGCAGCACGTCGCGCGTCTGGCCGAAGCCGTGCAGACGCTGCTCGAACCGCATGGCATGCCCGACCGTTCCGACGCCACCGAACTCGTGCCACAGGGCGGCCGCGTCGATTTCGATGGCGTCACGTTCGCGTATCCGCGCCGTCGTCCGATTCTCGACAACTTCCATCTGCATATCGAACCGGGCCAGCGAGTCGGTCTGATCGGCAAGTCGGGCGCGGGCAAGTCAACCGTGCTCGCGCTTCTGCAGCGCTTCTACGAGACGCAGAAGGGCAGCATCAAGGTCGATGGCCAGGATATCAACGGCATCACGCAGGACAGCCTGCGACATTCGATTGCGCTCGTGCCGCAGGATATTTCGCTGTTCCATCGCACGGTGTTCGAGAATATTGCGTATGGCCGGCCCGAAGCGACGCGTGAGGAAGTCATGGCCGCCGCACGCGAAGCCCGCTGCACGGACTTCATCGAAGCAATGCCGGAAGGCTTCGATACCATCGTCGGCGATCGCGGCGTGAAGCTGTCGGGCGGTCAGCGTCAACGCATCGCGATCGCGCGCGCGATCCTTAAAAACGCGCCAATTCTCTTGCTCGATGAGGCGACGTCCGCGCTCGACAGTTCATCGGAAGAAGCCATTCAGCAGGCGCTCGACCGGTTGATGGTCGGCCGCACGGTGGTTGCCATTGCGCACCGTTTGTCGACGTTGCAGAACTTCGACCGCATCATCGTGATGAGCGCCGGCAAGGTGATCGACGATGGCTCGCCGCAAGAACTGCGCGACCGGCCGGGGTTGTATCGCGAGTTGCTGTCGAAGCAGCACGGCAAGTTGCCATCCATCGTTGCCACGCCGCATAAGCAGCCGGCCTAA
- a CDS encoding nitrate/nitrite transporter, translated as MSSSVRLRVFFLFAAGYFVSYLFRGVNLGFAPLITHDLGLSAADLGLLTSLYFIGFALAQIPVGVLLDHFGPRTVTAGMLVFAAVGIWVFGASQGLAGLMVGRLLIGVGVSVCLSAAFKASAQHFPVARLPLVNGFTMAVGGLGGVAVGSPLASLLQVANWRQVCVGLGVFTLIVSAAILLFAPRKSDARHQADIVTQFKGTWHILKSGAFWKIASFSVVTQGVFYAMQSLWIKPYLLDVMDLTPAHASALVSVLGLAMMFGSVGFGAAARGIERRGISVYAFCGGGMVLFVITQILMVLRAPLPPAVLLAAYGIFGGTGILSYAIMAEYFPSHMIGRTNTTLTLVIFLLIFGFQVGVGAALSFWPSVGGRYPVSAHLTVWISLIALQVASAVWYAWPSAALDKGKQAVH; from the coding sequence ATGTCGTCCTCAGTTCGTCTTCGCGTCTTTTTTCTGTTCGCCGCCGGGTATTTCGTCTCGTACTTGTTCCGGGGCGTGAATCTCGGCTTCGCGCCGCTGATCACGCACGACCTCGGTTTGTCGGCGGCAGACCTGGGTCTGCTGACTTCGCTTTACTTCATAGGCTTTGCGCTCGCGCAGATTCCGGTCGGCGTGCTGCTCGATCACTTCGGGCCGCGCACGGTGACGGCCGGCATGCTGGTTTTCGCGGCGGTTGGAATCTGGGTTTTCGGGGCGTCGCAAGGATTGGCCGGGCTGATGGTGGGGCGGCTTTTGATCGGCGTCGGTGTTTCGGTCTGTCTGAGCGCAGCGTTCAAGGCGTCGGCGCAGCATTTCCCTGTCGCGCGACTGCCGCTCGTCAATGGCTTCACGATGGCCGTTGGCGGTCTCGGCGGCGTCGCGGTCGGCTCGCCGCTCGCATCGCTTCTGCAGGTTGCCAACTGGCGGCAAGTTTGCGTCGGACTCGGCGTGTTCACGCTGATCGTGTCCGCGGCCATCCTGCTATTTGCACCGCGCAAGAGCGACGCGCGCCATCAGGCCGACATCGTCACACAGTTCAAAGGCACCTGGCACATCTTGAAGAGCGGCGCGTTCTGGAAGATCGCGTCGTTTTCCGTCGTCACGCAGGGCGTGTTTTACGCGATGCAATCCCTGTGGATCAAGCCCTATCTCCTCGACGTGATGGACCTCACGCCTGCCCACGCCTCCGCGCTCGTCTCGGTGCTCGGCCTCGCGATGATGTTCGGCAGCGTCGGCTTCGGCGCGGCAGCGCGCGGTATCGAGCGGCGCGGCATATCGGTCTATGCGTTCTGCGGCGGCGGCATGGTGTTGTTCGTCATCACGCAAATCCTCATGGTGCTGCGCGCGCCGCTGCCGCCGGCGGTGCTGCTCGCGGCGTATGGCATTTTCGGCGGCACAGGCATTCTGAGCTACGCGATAATGGCGGAGTACTTCCCGTCGCACATGATTGGCCGCACCAATACGACTCTCACGCTCGTCATTTTCTTGCTCATCTTTGGTTTTCAGGTCGGGGTCGGCGCCGCGCTGTCGTTTTGGCCGTCCGTGGGCGGGCGCTATCCCGTGTCGGCGCATCTCACCGTGTGGATTTCGCTCATCGCGCTGCAGGTGGCAAGCGCCGTATGGTATGCGTGGCCGAGCGCCGCGCTCGATAAGGGCAAGCAGGCCGTGCACTGA
- the otsA gene encoding alpha,alpha-trehalose-phosphate synthase (UDP-forming), with translation MSRLIIVSNRVAPISEGGPAAGGLAVGVYDALKETGGMWFGWSGDVLNAPPESIKLEEHGPVTFATIGLSRQDYDQYYRGFSNATLWPAFHYRPDLIEFDRNEYEGYCRVNRWLAAQLAPLLKPDDVIWVHDYHLIPFAQALRAQGVRNRIGFFLHIPFPASQILLSVPRHRNLVEALCDFDLLGFQTEPDLRAFCDYIETEAGGTLAKDGAKPVVVSACGKTARAAAYPIGVYPDEVAALAKDGESGRDVQIVKATLHQRKLVMSVDRLDYSKGLVERFRAFERLIEHRPQQRNNVSFLQIAPPTRSDVDAYRDIRLQLEAESGRINGRYAELDWTPIRYIHRQYERPVLAALFREAHVGLVTPLRDGMNLVAKEYVSAQDPDDPGVLVLSQFAGAARELTAALIVNPLDIDDMADALATALAMPLDERRARYTEMMAQLRDNNVSVWRDNFLRDLKAG, from the coding sequence GTGAGCCGGCTGATCATCGTTTCGAACCGGGTGGCGCCGATCTCCGAAGGCGGCCCGGCCGCGGGCGGCCTCGCGGTCGGCGTCTACGACGCACTCAAGGAAACCGGCGGCATGTGGTTCGGCTGGAGCGGCGACGTGCTGAACGCGCCGCCGGAAAGCATCAAGCTGGAAGAGCACGGGCCGGTGACGTTCGCGACCATCGGACTTTCGCGGCAAGACTACGATCAGTACTATCGCGGGTTTTCCAACGCGACGTTGTGGCCGGCGTTTCACTATCGGCCGGATCTGATCGAGTTCGACCGCAACGAATACGAAGGCTATTGCCGCGTCAATCGCTGGCTGGCCGCGCAGCTCGCGCCGCTGCTCAAGCCCGACGACGTGATCTGGGTGCACGACTATCACCTCATTCCGTTTGCGCAGGCGTTGCGGGCGCAGGGCGTTCGAAATCGCATCGGGTTCTTTCTGCATATACCGTTTCCAGCGTCGCAGATTCTCTTGAGCGTGCCGCGTCATCGGAACCTGGTGGAAGCGTTGTGCGACTTCGATCTGCTGGGTTTCCAAACTGAGCCCGATCTGCGCGCGTTTTGCGATTACATCGAAACCGAGGCGGGCGGCACGCTCGCGAAAGACGGCGCGAAGCCGGTCGTGGTCAGCGCGTGCGGCAAGACGGCGCGCGCGGCGGCTTATCCGATTGGCGTCTATCCCGACGAAGTCGCGGCGCTCGCGAAAGACGGCGAGAGCGGCCGCGACGTGCAGATCGTCAAAGCGACGCTGCATCAGCGCAAGCTCGTGATGAGCGTGGATCGGCTGGATTATTCGAAGGGTCTGGTCGAGCGATTTCGGGCGTTCGAGCGTCTGATCGAGCATCGGCCGCAGCAGCGAAACAACGTTTCGTTTTTGCAGATCGCGCCGCCGACGCGCTCGGACGTCGATGCTTATCGCGACATTCGCCTGCAACTCGAAGCGGAGTCGGGGCGCATCAACGGGCGTTACGCCGAGCTGGACTGGACTCCCATTCGCTATATCCATCGGCAATATGAACGGCCGGTGCTCGCGGCGCTGTTCCGCGAGGCGCATGTCGGCCTCGTCACGCCATTGCGCGACGGCATGAATCTGGTGGCAAAGGAATATGTATCGGCGCAAGACCCGGACGATCCCGGCGTGCTTGTGTTGTCGCAATTCGCTGGCGCCGCGCGTGAGCTGACTGCCGCGCTCATCGTGAATCCGCTCGATATCGACGATATGGCCGATGCACTCGCCACCGCGCTTGCAATGCCGCTCGACGAGCGCCGGGCGCGTTACACGGAGATGATGGCGCAACTGCGCGACAACAACGTTTCCGTGTGGCGGGATAACTTTTTGCGGGACTTGAAGGCGGGGTAG